The window tatatctaaaaaaatatcGTCAATTAAATAGATTAGTCAAATTGGTTATTTGAAAAGTTTATTAGGTACAAATTTAGAATTATCAAGTAAAAtggatattttaaatatgttctcattattaagtttttattcCCAAATAAGGCATATcccttaaattttttaaatattgttaattgatttcattaacaataaaattttgaagtGGAAGCActgtagcctattggttaaggtttaaaggcttctacacccaggtttggggttcgaatcccagactatgcaatttattgcagattacaggaaatccaggtttcaagtcccggagaaaGCGGTTTATCAagcaattatgcagactacagaggaaaggcttgcaagggatcttcaacatggtgcaagtaaatctggtcaggcgtggatctttataggacggctcaggtgatgcagttaggcgtaggtcttcataagacaggtagtattgtcggttgtcgaatcgtctatgtaatctttcctatatcataattgtaagatcgtaataaatcagcgttaaaaaaaacaataaaattttgaataaacatTATTTAGTAGAGGATAATACCCACAAATTTATGGAAAGAGGTTTTCTATTTTACATATTAAGGTTTATAGTATTAATGTGCATTAAGTGTaatatttatcatgaatttgttGTGAAATagatctagaaaaaaaaataatttagattTAAGTTTATTAATTACTTTAATGGAATTGTattgtaattattaaaatatttttgtttaaatagaACGTAAAGACGCATGATACCGGTTGAATAATTCTTGTTTATTTATAGGATCAGGACCAAAGTTGAACCGAACATATGATATCTCACAACtcaattattaaaatatcttaaaataatcCAAATAGTATATTAACATAATTAAAttcaattattaaaatatattttatctaaaatatttaaatttatctgaATTATCAGAATTTTATCTGtaaatctccaaaatataatattaatttgaaaatttgatttttaaaattttaacatgaATTAACCAAAACATCTGGAATCGAATGGGATCAAAAATAACTTGAAAACAAAATAGTTCTCAACTTTGTTATCcgaaccaaaacaaaaatagaaataacCAAACCGAAACTGAACCAAACTTTCTAAATAATGTATGAATCCTAAACTTCTAAATCCAAAAAACCGAAGAACTAAAATAACTGAACCAGAATCGAACCGAGAACCAAATCTCCATGGCTATACACtagtatagttttattttaatttttaaatgaaactaactagctttttgaaaataaaataataaaattatattaaactttattaaagaacaaaatagttaagcataaaattatataaagttaaacacgtttttttgtaaaataaaatttaacatatgagAAAAGGTAAAAAAAGAATACCGTTTTGAAGAAgaccaaaaaaaactttattacTGCATGCTTCCACGTACACAAACATGCATATGACTATCCAGGTATATTGTTTGTAttgttgaaataaaaaattatactccctccgttttttattataagtcgttttagagaaacttttttgttccaaattatatgtcgttttcggttttctatgtaaaatttattaataattaatgttgtataaccaatggtaatatatcttatatttttctattggttgaattgtggttaggtaaataattaatgatgtttttgtttagaaaatataagaaattaatggttttcttaatctacgtgcatagctgtaaaacgacttatattaaaaaacggagggagtatgtgttaaaaaaaaagatgagtgCGTTATTTACAGAACCGCACCTTTTTTCATGTGTTTGCGGTTTTCAGTTTTCAGTGTAAAATGTAAATGCAATATTATGGTAATGAATGGAGCCAGCGTTTTTAGAAAAAGCGGGACGTATTTGTTAATGATGTGACAGAATTCTGAAAGTGTCACCAATCAAGAAAATTGTAATTGTTATAGCGGTTTTGGTCAAAAAACGCTTTcacaaaactatttttttgtttgttcaggTTTTAACGAATAACGCAAAAGCACTACTTATGGTGCGGTATGTCAGAATAACGCACTTTGACcatctattatttaaaataaaagtattttgatttttgataaaatcttataatatttttttatcagctATAAATCCCATATACGtttctaataataataattacatcAATGATTTAGTTTCAAGcctatattttaatattttaaaacattttattgttttcacaaaattttaaccattcaaaatattaatactAATCAAAATCTGATATTTTCACAAATCAACACTATTACTCTTATTTGGgtttaaaattcatatatattaattttggaccAAAATAATGACAATTTTTAGCTTtaaccaatttaaaaaaaaaattgaaccgaATAGACCGGTCGAACTGGTAGAACCGTTATTTTTTCTCTCTCTGCGGTtactaattatattaaaaactatatttaagaTAAGCAAAAAATTggtcaaaattaatcaaatcatCAAAACTGATGACCGGTTCCatatcaaaatttgattttttttcaaattcgattaaaaatatattttatttatttttatgttacaaTTTTTTCTGTCaaatcatattaattttttaccaAAATCGCGTTGTTCTTTCTATCAAAACCGCATTACTTCTTATTTTTTCtatcaattttgttttctttgttctaCTTTAActaataagaaatatatatacattttttttctattaaaatgcattaatttttttttatcaaaaccacACTACTCTTTTTACCAAAACCGCACTATTCTTTTTACCAAAACCGCACtactttttttatcaaatccgCACTTGTCCCGCAAACCGCATGAACCGCAGTTGGACCGCACTTTAATTCCGCACCGCTTATTTTTTTAGAACCGCGGTTACCTTATGTGAGTTATAGGTTTCCGTGTGCGGTTTTCAATTCCTATCTGGCAGTTTTTATAAATTACGCAGATAGAAACAATATTTGTGTGATTGGTGAACAGAGTGCGGTTTTCAAAATTCCGCATTAAGTGCTGCCTTCTGATTTCCTGCAGATCATGAAACCAATcaagaacaacaaaaaaatagtaaacgATTTTTTAAAAGACAAAGAGACTTGCAAGAATTTGCCTTTCATGGAGAATGTACATGCCAGAATGATGTTAACTTGCAAAGTTTATTCTTCCACCCTTGTCAATGATCTGAATCAAGTTCCTCATTTTCGCTAGACAAAGCATCTAAATTATCTAATAAAGTGTTTACCTACCTGTCTTCCCATGAGACCATTTACTGCATTTTCAAGCCAATTCATCTATATTTTCAAATGGCCGGCTCTGTTCACAGTATACATCCACGGGTTTGTTTTGGAGACCAACTGTCTTATAATGGGTTCAAAATGTGCCAGTGTTtttatcatcttcaaagaccaTTGTTCACACGTTTTCCTAAGATTAATAAAGGAAGCTCATTGAACAGAACATAAGTTTTCTGATTAcagatttatttttatgatCATACCAAGATTTTATTTAACATTACGGTCTCAAAAATTCGATAAGGACCCTGTTTAAGTAAACATACCTTTTGGCTAGACTTAATTTTTGACCAATCACGccacaacaaaacaaacatgCTACTACTTACGACGACCAGGGCCACTATAAGATTCCAGAAACAAATGAGCATCAAATCAAATAATCTATTGGAGACACCAAAAACGGTGAATATGAGTAtgatcataagttgataagggtAGTTTGAAGAAGTTAAAAGATAAAGATGAAAATGATGATGAACAAGCTGAGGTCTCAATGACAATTTCTAACTTAAATTATTCATCTCAAGTGCCACTAACTTCTACTCATTTACATGTTTCTCAGCATTTAAGATCATAAACTCCACAAGCTGTAGAACCATAATTTCAAAAGTTTACAACATTTTGCACAGTTAGTGCATGCTTATTTCCATTTTACATGCAAATGAATCGCATGATGACCATAAATCACAATACAAGTTTGCATAGGATTGTCTACATCAGAAAAGGAGAACCGTCAATAGTAGATGCTGCTCTTTTAAGCAACCGGAGGACGAAGGACATGGTCCTGTGAGGTATCAACTGCAGCAGGTGGCATGAACTGCCACATGGCAAAGCCAGGGTAAGTTGTGAAAGGGACAAGCTTACTTCCAGGAGCTTGAGCCTGAGACAGTGTTGGCGGGTTTGGTAAGAAACAAGGCTGCGTGTTGATCGCTTTGAGTTGCTGCTCGATTCTGTCTTTCTCAGTCTTCAGCTTTTGTTTCTCATCACGCAGCTCGTTCTTCTCATCCTGCATATTGACATACATCGTAGGATTAATGGACAGAACCTCTCAAGGGCTAACGTTCTAGAGTTTTTGTACCTTCAACTCCTTGATTTTCTCCTGGAGGTTTGAGTTCAAGTCTTTCAATCTCTGTGCTTCGTCTCTTGCTTGATTCACCATGCGGATAGCGTCATTGATGATAGCAACCTTGTCTGTTTTCGGAGCTCTCCCAGGTTCCAGTACGGAACTCAACTCCGTAAATCTACAGTTAATATTAAAAGATTAAAGAACTTAGAAGATTGAAGAGAAacgaagagaaagaaagaaaatactTTTCATTTAGCTTATCGCGTCTTTGTTTCTCCCTACACGCTTTCGAGCTAGGACCAGCATTAGATTCGGATTTGACCCTGAAGCAATGAAGAACATATAAACCAAAAGAACACTACACAGGTTCAAAATCAATCTATATAACAGAAAGCTAGAACCTTACCTCTTCTTTGAGCCAGGTTCTTTGATCACATCCGAATCACAAAGGAAGCCATCAACTTCTTCAACACTGTGAAACAGAAAACTACTTCACATCAGTAGCAGAATCTAAAGTAGAAATAGAGAGAGATCTGTAGATTCATCTACTAGTTTAGGAAACAGAGGAATAAATGCAAAAAcagagttgacaaaaaaaaagtttcatattTTCTAACACAACAGGaccatcttaaaaaaaaaaaaaaaaaaagtccaaCGTTCTTTAGATAACCCCTACAACACCAAAAGTCCAAAAAAGCctagaaacaaaaaaacaatcaaaaatagagaaaaataaaCCTGACAGTAGTAGCTGAGCCATCGATCTGCCAAGGGAAAGTGGGACTGTGATGAGAGAAAACACCATCAATCAACAAAGGGTAATCACTGAGCCAGTTGGTGTTCTCCGGAAACACCATTTCTACaagtcaaaaccaaaaaacGCGGCGGCTGCTTCCGAAAAAGGGTCGACGAATCTGAATAGACAAAATGTGTGGAAAAGTGAAGAAGAGATATTGGTGGtagaaactctctctctctctctctctctcaatcggtttctattaaatatatatttcaaatctctctttttCATGGATGTCATACACTATTGCCCCACCAATCATCATCGTCCCTTCAAAATCTTTATAATATACATGTCAGAGTTGCCCAATTATATACACATCCTGTGATGTCATTCACATTTAGCTTTCCCGTTTTTAAATCGAAAAATCACATCTTTACGCAAACCTCCCATCATCAAAACagatcaatttaaaaaaatcccCAAGTGGACAGGACATATACGAGAAATTTACAAATCTGGGTTTTTATTTCATACGATTTTACGAACAATTCGAGATGGAATTTCGTTATATCGAAAAACCCACATATTTACGCAAATCTTCGATcactaaaacaaaacaaatcaaattttatctCAATTTACAACAATTCTCGGCTTTTTTTTTATTCCATCCAAAATTACGAACATTCGATTGGAGAAACCAAAAAGTCTGAACTTTGATTTAATTCCGAAAATGAAGCATATGAACATTCAATTAAACAAGTTAAAGATGGAGAAACAAAAAAACGAAAAGAACAAGATAGATTAAATCAATCGTCATCCCCAGAAGGCTTGGAAGAAGCACCAGCCTTCttaggaagaagaagattatgAATATTCGGCATCACTCCTCCGTTAGCAATCGTAACATCTCCCAGCAATTTACTCAACTCCTCGTCGTTCCTCACCGCGAGCTGAATGTGCCTCGGCACAATCCTCGTCTTCTTGTTATCCCTCGCCGCGTTTCCAGCCAACTCCAATACCTaatttcaattttcaaaaattagggCTTTTTCAATCATAAAGATCCAATCAGGGGAATCAGATTGGTTTTACCTCGGCGGCGAGGTATTCGAGAACGGCGGATAGGTAGACCGGAGCTCCGGCCCCGACGCGTTCGGCGTACTTGCCTTTCTTCAGGAAACGAGCGATACGACCCACCGGGAATTGGAGACCCGCTTTGCTGCTTCTAGATGTTGCCTTCTTCACGGCCCCGGATCCTAGAGTTTTGCCGCGGCCCGCCATTGAAATCGATTTGAGGGAAAGTAAACGTTTTGGTTCTGTGAGTTTTCCGATCTTCTCTCTTTAGTTTATATACAGTTTGTAGATTCCGCTTAACATTAGTGAACCAATAGAAAGAGAGTGCGCGGATCACTGTTTATCGCCGTTAGATTATTTTCTAATTGACGGTACAGATTGGTCTTTCGGGATCTGTTTAGATGGAAATTACCTCGCTGGCTTTTTatagtttgatgtttttttttttagtccCAAACGTTTCCAATCGAACTAAAGAGCCCAATGAATCCACGCTAATCCTTGAACCTTCGCAATGGAATTTGGGACATGAATTTTAATGGAATTTGATGATTTTAATAGTTGAGAATATTTTACAAGTTAATTAGATTTGACAAATTTTATCCAATATTCTTACATAGATTTTCATTACTTGTGTATAGAATTCTATTGATTGTTATTAACTTTTAAGGTAAGAAATTAATGGTATAATAGgagaaaaaaaatccaattattaaaaagacaaaatgtCATTGtaccttttaatatatagatatataaataaaaattattttttataattttaaaatatatggttttaaatttgaactttttatataaaagctttcgattttttttttcaaattgtttttttaattctttttgaatttcgaaaatactttttaaaactattttaattttttttttacttttattaaatttttaatatttgttttctacttttatGTTAAAGTTGTGATTTGtattaggggtgggcattttatccgaaatccgaagtggtacccgaacccgatccgaaaaacccgaaccgaaatccgaaccgaagtagcaaaatatccgaacgggtattgaattaggagagattggatatccgaacccgaacgggtaatatctgaacctgaatggatatccgaaaataaccgaacatatgataattaatcttatatttatagtttacatctttcattttatataaaatattcatattgatactacacatactttaaattcatatgatatacatacaattacgtagaagatgatttgctattcgcttaaaatgcatgtcaaactttttatttcagcaattaacaaaaagttacatccaaaatttaaaaacaataaccaaattaatgtctttttagtttgaaaatgttatgtccaaatctattagctatgcaatctattaaaaataaaaaatagttaagtgaaaagttatatatttaaatacaagaaatttgagaaatgaaaattttcattttttttcttcaaaatctaaatatccgaacccgatccgaaataaccgaaaccgaacttaaaatacccgaacccgaccccgacccgaagtacagaaatacccgaacgggttctacacctctataccgaaatacccgaaaatctgaaatacccgatccgaacccgaacgggtacccggacgcccacccctaatttgtattatttcattattcaattttgtgtgtttttgtatGCGAGTGTATTTTATTGCATAGATTTCAAAAATCTTATGGGTATAGATGATATTCTCAAAGTTTAGTGGGGGTTATTGGTTGATGTATTTTGATGAATTTGAAAATCCAAACTAAatttagtgttattggttctatgattttaaaatatgtattgaaatcatgtgttattcgtttaatgattcataaattctaattcaaatcaagtgttattcgtttaatgattcataaattataattcaaatcaagtgttatttaatcatacggatttactaatatatttgatttcataatgtatttgaatggatttgcatGGATTTCTTTGTGAAAAATACAAAGACCCAAATCCGAAGGAAAACCTCcggatttgtaaatactaatccgagaaaatttgaaaatttgtatattttacttggatttataaatactatatggacTAGAGATTttgtccgggctacgcccggatttatgcaaatataattatatttaatacatatatattacacatatatataaatgagaatataattagtttgttttaaatatgagtgaaacatattttttttttactatctgAATATGTATGGATGgtgaaaaaatgtaaaattgataaataatttgataaaacttattttaaatcACTAAACTTGCATTTTTTACTTAACtcctatattttttaaatattcctATTTGTTTTGTGTGGAAagattttttattgaaaaaaaaaattgtttaaaatgtcAGTATTAAAACTAAATTGTAGAGAATTTATATTTAACTAAGTATATaatctaaattaataaatattttaaagaatattctaATTTTTGTTATGCTGGTACGTAGCAaggaataatatatattaaaccaaAATGCATGACTCTTATTTAGTTCTTAACAGTAACATCTACAAATGATAAGAGTAAATATAAATAgttgtaaatttaaattatacatGAATAAATGTATTATGCTCTTTCTGTTTGTTTctctatatatttataataagaaCACCTTCACTATCTATCTAATCGCAACTCAACcatcagaatatatatatatatattaggaaatATTAAAAACcatcataaaaataataaatttcatattaaaaattaaaaccggTATATAGTTTGGAAAACCTTATCTATTAGAAAACAGAGAAAGTAGTTTTTAttgtatatatgaataatttcagTTTAAGTATTATATGAGGGCTCAAGAAAATACATACACTTAATCCTTAAAAATTGGTTATGAATATGTATATTTCTAAGTGGCTTTATGAAGTTTTTTAACATTGAACTTAGTGAATATAATCAACACTTGGAATTATATTCACTCGTATATGTAATGTAAATCGTATTGTATACAACTATCTTTTAAGAACCCattagaaatttattttttatatacataacGTACTGCTACTTCAACTAAGCTTTGAATaactaattttaatttgaaattatcGTTCCATctctatatttgtattttactaAGCACACCATTTTggcaa is drawn from Brassica rapa cultivar Chiifu-401-42 chromosome A05, CAAS_Brap_v3.01, whole genome shotgun sequence and contains these coding sequences:
- the LOC103868591 gene encoding transcription factor bHLH115, encoding MVFPENTNWLSDYPLLIDGVFSHHSPTFPWQIDGSATTVSVEEVDGFLCDSDVIKEPGSKKRVKSESNAGPSSKACREKQRRDKLNEKFTELSSVLEPGRAPKTDKVAIINDAIRMVNQARDEAQRLKDLNSNLQEKIKELKDEKNELRDEKQKLKTEKDRIEQQLKAINTQPCFLPNPPTLSQAQAPGSKLVPFTTYPGFAMWQFMPPAAVDTSQDHVLRPPVA
- the LOC103868592 gene encoding probable histone H2A.1: MAGRGKTLGSGAVKKATSRSSKAGLQFPVGRIARFLKKGKYAERVGAGAPVYLSAVLEYLAAEVLELAGNAARDNKKTRIVPRHIQLAVRNDEELSKLLGDVTIANGGVMPNIHNLLLPKKAGASSKPSGDDD